AAGACCTCAATTGGGGCAGCCTTCAGCATACGCGTGACCACCAGCTGATTGGTACGGTTATCCTCTGCGAGCAACAGTTTCACCCGCGGAATATTGTCGGCGTGACTGACCACCACCTCAACCGTCTGGTGAGCTTCATCAGGCAGTCGCTCTAGCACGCGGCCTATGACCGACCGGAGCTGCGCCGCGCGTAGCGGCTTCAACGCGACCTCACACTGGCCCAGATGCTCGCGCGTTTCACGGTCAATGGTGTTTTCAACAGACGACAGAATCACGATAGGTAAGCTGTGGTATTCTGGGATCTCGCGAATCTTCTGGGCCAGTTCTTTCCCGTCCATACCCGGCATCTGAAAGTCCTGGAGAACAACGTCGAAACATATGTCATCGTGGCGCGCATCCAGCAGGATTTCCAACGCTTGATGTGCGGATCCAGCCGCAATGCTCTGCACACCCCAGGTTGCCAACCGCTCCGTCAGGATGACTCGATTCAGCTCCAGATCGTCAACAACCAGCGCACGCAATCCGTTGAAATCGCGTTCATCATAGGATCTCTTCGGCTGACATGGGCGGTTCTTCAGGGGTAAATCAATAGAAAAGACCGACCCCTTGCCCAGTTCCGATTGCACCGAGATCCGACCACCCATCAACGCCAGCAACCGCGTTGATATTGCAAGGCCAAGCCCGGTGCCCTCGAAATTACGGGTGGCAGCACCATCAGCCTGTTCAAAAGCATTAAAGATACGATCAAGGCGATCGTCCGGAATCCCAGCTCCGGTATCGGTCACTGAGATTCGCAGATCTGTCTGCCCGTCGCGCGATTGACCAGACACCTCAATATAAACATAGCCTTTGGCCGTGAACTTGACTGCATTACCGGCAACATTCGTCAGAATTTGGCGAATGCGCCCAACATCACCATCGTAGCTCTCCGGCAGATTGGGGTCGTAGCGTAGCGTGACTTCGACATTCTTTTCCGCAGCTTTTGGTGATAGCAGGGTCACCACATCTTCAATAGCTGTCTGCAGATTAAAGGGCTCGCGCTCCAGCTCTACCTTGCCGGCTTCGATCTTGGAAAAGTTTAAGATGTCATTGATGATTGTTAGCAGCGCTGATCCGGACTTTGAAATCGTCTCCGCATACATCGTCTGATCTTCGTCAAGATCCGTTTCTAGAATCAGTTCTGCCATGCCAATGACACCATTCATCGGCGTGCGGATTTCGTGAGACATATTCGCGAGAAATTCTGACTTGGCACGATTGGCGATATCGGCTGATTTCCTCGCCTGTTCCAGCGCGTATTCACGCTCGTCCCGTTCATCAAACGTATCCTCAAGCACGCCAACCGAAAAATTCAGTGCCCGAAACTCACGTGAGGCGAACCAAGGCAGAGGCACCCGACGGTGCGACAGTCCGGCAATTGCATCGGACATGCGCTGATGGATCAATTGTAGCGGCCGCAGTGCGAGAACAGTCACCAGAATCAAAACCAAGAGAGACAGCAACGACACCGCGACCACTGTCCACATGATAGTCTGGCTGACCTTGTCCTGAACCATGGCCTGACCCTCACGGGTGGACCAATGCACAATCATGTGGCCAAAATCGAACCCATCCAGCGTGATGGGCCGATCGTACATCACAAAGTCATCCGGCCCGATCTGATCAGTCCCGCCTGCTTCGGCAATTGGGGTGCCTTCGCTGCTTTGTATCTGGATCTTCAGCAGTTTTGGATTGCGGGCAATCGCTTCGATCAGCCCAGTTTCCAGCACTGGCACATCCTCGACAATGATCGATTCCAGCATGAGCCCACTTAGCAGCGAAATTGTCAGCTCAGCCTGTTCTTTCAACTGAGCTTGCAAATTACGGGTCTCATAGCGTCGTGCAACATCGCCTATCGCCGCCGCCACCAGCAAAGCTGCCAGCGACAATGACAATACGATCTGAAAGAGTATGCCCGTACGTTTCATAAATGCCCTCGGAGACGACGCTAAAATGCCTGGCTTTGTTCCATTGCATCGCGGATCAGGTCGTAGTCGGAATCGGCACCCTGAAGAAAGCCGTTTTTGGATACCCGACGCACGATTTCTTCGTTGTCAGAGGACAGCATGATCTGGCGCATGGCCAATAGCACGTCCTCCGGCAAGTTGGAGGATGCAAGCCAGGGTTTTGTAACATTGTCGAAACTCGCTAATACGCGAATCGGTACACCTTTGGCGATGAGCTTCTTGTAAGTGCTTTCTTTCAACGCCCCTGCGGTGAATTTCCCGGCACCTACAGCCTCACCCACAAGATCATGACGACCGAGGTACTCGTAAGTATGTAGATCCTTGCTATCGATTCCTGCCTCTAGCAGGTGGCTTTGGGCGAGATAGCGCCCAATCGTCGACAGTTCGTCGCCAAAGGCGAAACTGAGACCCGCGAGATCGGACAATTTAGTGATCGTACTATCGCGATGTACTACGATCACGCCTT
This window of the Phaeobacter porticola genome carries:
- a CDS encoding response regulator — its product is MKRTGILFQIVLSLSLAALLVAAAIGDVARRYETRNLQAQLKEQAELTISLLSGLMLESIIVEDVPVLETGLIEAIARNPKLLKIQIQSSEGTPIAEAGGTDQIGPDDFVMYDRPITLDGFDFGHMIVHWSTREGQAMVQDKVSQTIMWTVVAVSLLSLLVLILVTVLALRPLQLIHQRMSDAIAGLSHRRVPLPWFASREFRALNFSVGVLEDTFDERDEREYALEQARKSADIANRAKSEFLANMSHEIRTPMNGVIGMAELILETDLDEDQTMYAETISKSGSALLTIINDILNFSKIEAGKVELEREPFNLQTAIEDVVTLLSPKAAEKNVEVTLRYDPNLPESYDGDVGRIRQILTNVAGNAVKFTAKGYVYIEVSGQSRDGQTDLRISVTDTGAGIPDDRLDRIFNAFEQADGAATRNFEGTGLGLAISTRLLALMGGRISVQSELGKGSVFSIDLPLKNRPCQPKRSYDERDFNGLRALVVDDLELNRVILTERLATWGVQSIAAGSAHQALEILLDARHDDICFDVVLQDFQMPGMDGKELAQKIREIPEYHSLPIVILSSVENTIDRETREHLGQCEVALKPLRAAQLRSVIGRVLERLPDEAHQTVEVVVSHADNIPRVKLLLAEDNRTNQLVVTRMLKAAPIEVLIAANGEEAVSLFQEHHPDIVLMDMMMPVKDGIDATVEIRQLEQDMGRVRCPIVALTANALQSHREECLAAGMDDFLSKPINKRALLDAVSKWVDCGPLLKTGT
- a CDS encoding PhnD/SsuA/transferrin family substrate-binding protein is translated as MLNGARYPIGTLGVLRLWSVLSLCLLMLLTPLEARADITLTFGTYAADKPTVTVKKYRPFLTFLSNRLGEVLDEKVVIRMTVAKEYQEGIDQLANGEVDFARFGPASYIHVMKQNPQVQIVAMESKKGSKRFQGVIVVHRDSTITKLSDLAGLSFAFGDELSTIGRYLAQSHLLEAGIDSKDLHTYEYLGRHDLVGEAVGAGKFTAGALKESTYKKLIAKGVPIRVLASFDNVTKPWLASSNLPEDVLLAMRQIMLSSDNEEIVRRVSKNGFLQGADSDYDLIRDAMEQSQAF